Below is a window of Bdellovibrionota bacterium DNA.
AATGAAGGGAAACTCCCGACAGACCGCCGTAACGACGATGCGATCGAACGGAGCGTATTCCGCCCATCCGTAAAGACCGTTCGCAACTCGGACCGAAACACGATGGTACCCGAGAGCTTCCAAATTTCGCCTCGCGCGAGACGCCAATCGGTGAATACGCTCGATGGAAAAAACCGAGCGCGTCAGCTCGGCTAGCACGGCCGCCTGATAGCCGGAACCGGTCCCGATTTCGAGGACCTTTTCCGTTCCGGTTAACTCCAGCGCTTCCGTCATCGTGGCCACGGTGAATGGTTGAGAAATCGTCTGATCGTCTCCGATCGGAAGCGAATGATCCGCATAGGCGCGTTCACGAAAAGCTTCTGGAACAAACCGATCGCGGGGTATCTTTCTCATCGCTTCCAAAACCTTCGGATTTCGAATTCCTCGCGTTTGCAAGAATTGATCGACCATGCTCGCGGAGGTCATCACCCGCGAGCGGCGCGAACTTACAACGGCCATTTTCGCAGGACTTCCAGATACCGTTCGTGCGTGTGATCCAGCAAAACCGGCGTAATGGATACGCGGCCGGCCGCAATGGCATTGCAGTCCGAGCCCGGGATATCGTCGAAACCCAACTCCTCGCTTCCGACCCAATAATATTTTTTGCCCCTCGGATCGATCTTCTCTTCCACGACATCCGCGAAGTGGCGTTTTCCCAAACGCGTCACTTCATACTGGTCGACGGACGTTTGGGTAATATTGGGCACGTTGATATTCAGGATTACGTCTTTCGGCAGGTCTTCGTCGAGGATCTTCTTGACCACTCGCTTCGCAAAATGAGCGGCCGGTAAAAAGTTTGGAACATCTTCCGACTGCACGGCCAATGAAATCGCGATCGACGGGACGCCCATGAGAGCCCCTTCCAAGGCTGCCGCCACCGTTCCGGAATAAATAACGTCGTCCCCCAGGTTAGGCCCCTGATTGATCCCCGAAACGACGATGTCCGGACGCTTCTCTTTCAAGATTTCCCGGATCGCGAGATTTACACAATCCGTGGGCGTGCCGTCGACGGCGTACCTTCGATCCCCCTGAGCGTGAATTCGAAGAGGGCGATGGAGCGTCAACGAATGGCCCGCCCCGCTCCTCTCGCGATCCGGAGCCACGACGAACAGATTCCCAAACGAGGAAAGCGCCTCCTCGAGGGCTTTAATGCCGGGGGCATCGATACCGTCATCGTTGGAGAGGAGAATTCGCATACCGCGACGCAAATACCCCAAGCATATCTGAACGCGGGACTAGAATGAACTTCTAAGTCGTTGAAATGACATTGTTTGGACGGGACTCAAGCTGGCACGCCTTCTGCGTCTTGTGGGAATGAATTTAGGAGAGTTGTTGATGTGCAAGAAAGAAGACTGCCCGATCTATTCGACCTGTGACAAAGAATATGACCAGGCTCTCTATTGCCGAAAAGTGGAGCTCCTTCTGCACCTAAGTCAGATCCAAAAAAAGCCCCGCCCACGCGTGAATTACGTGAAGGCCCCGGAACGGCGAATTCTGATGTAGTTTGTCCGTCTTTCGGACTCTTTGGGACGAGAAGGCGACCAACGGGTTCCTCTCCAATTAAACAATAGCTTATAAGTTCAATGGGTTAGCCCTCGTGCCGGGTGGCACGCGCCCTGCGTGGTCAGAGCCTGATGCTGATGCAATTTCTCTATAGCTTGCCGCTCTTCATGCTCGCGGTGTACGGCGTCGTGGAAATCTCGGAATTCGGTTTCTTTCTCGGCGCAGCGGAACAGGCGAGCTTCTTCTCGGCACGAAGTCAGTTCGTAGGAGAAGGCGGTACGGAAGTCGTCGAATATTTCAACGACGCCACCATGGATCCGGTAGCCAACCTGGAGGGACGCACCTCGCCCTTCACGCCCGCGCCGATTACGCCGGCATCCATCGCCCCGGGATCGTCTCCCGCCGCCGCTGTGGAATTGAAATATCCGGAAGGATGGCTGTTTCCAGAGAACTTCCTGCTTCAGCGCCCCTGGACGAGTTCAATCCCGGCACATGTTCGAACAACGCCGATTCCGAACCGAGGCGTACCGTGAACGGGAACCGCGGACAAATTCTTCCGTTAGCGGCCCTAATCCTTCTTGTGATAGCGTTCTTAATCGGAATTAACGCCGAGCGTCTCCTCACCGGAATCCGGAAGATTCGCCAACAGCGTCAGGCGGATTCGCTTGTTCTCATTGCGGTTAATGAACAAGCGCGCGCGCTTAATGCGATCGCGGCTCTCAATCAGAAAATTAAAGTTGCGCAAGAACGCGCGTACCTTTATGCGATTGGAATCGCAACCACGGCGGCCTGTTATGCGGCTTCTTGGGGGACTTACATGCCCTGTCTCCGCGCCACGGAGTATTTGGTCCAAGAGGCTATCGATAAGTTTTATCCATCCCTTAAAAAATTCGGGCAGAACGCTGAGGAGCAACAGAAGCAAATTGCAACGTGGGCCGCACACGCTCCCCGGCGTGCGGTCACGCTATTCAACCTCGAACGATTTTCTAACGCTCTCGCCAGTTCCGATCCCGAGCGAGACATTCAGTGGGCGGTGCTCTTTCCGGAAAAACCCGACAACGAGAATCCTGCAATATCCAGTGAATTGCATATCGCGCAAGGCGGCAGCGGGCAAAGCGGGAATGTGTATGCGACACAAGAAGAAGCCGACTTCGCTGCCACCGGCCAGGTCAGCCGGTGCGACGAGACCGGTCCGCAATCCATTCAATCGGAAATGGATCTTGGTTTTGTCATGAATCGGCTGCAGTCCCGCATGGATGCGAATGACGAGGCTACTTTTGTTTACGAAGTGCGCGAAGGGACTTCTCCGTTCAACACCCACGTGCTCGGCCATCGTGAGATCGAAGTGAAGCAGGACCAACTCGGCACGATCCAATGGTCGATGCTCGATGGCAATTCAGGAAACAGGCTGGTGGCCGTTTCCTATCACGTGAATTTCTGCGAGGACGCGTCCGATTATCTACCGGACCTCGGCCTCCCTCCGTTTTTCGATCTGAAACAAGCATTTCAAGAGTATCAAAAGCTCACGGTTGCCGTTGTTACACTTGACCGGAAAAGCATCTTGGCTGACTTTTTACCCCGAGGCGGTCTCAACGGCATCCGTCCCGATCTGTGGTCGTTAAGCGAAGCAAGAGTGGCGGGAGGGAATCTCCAAGAAATGGAGTTTCATGCCGTCTTAAGCCCAGTAACCCGGCATGAACAGTTTTGGGACCACGTCGGCGAAATGATCCCTCTTCCGGTCGGATCGTCTGAGCTCGGCGATCTCCATACGTGGGCGAAAGGCGCGTTGCCCTTCGACATCCCCGATCTCGATTCCGTACTCGGGGATATCATGGGGCTGGAGATCCCCCACATCATCGAGCTCCCCGACTTTAATATTCCTCAGGTTGATTTCGGCCAGCTACTGCCAAGTTCGGGCCTTTCCGATTTGGATAATTGGCTGGATTCTTTGACCGTTGATCCTCCCGCCAAGGAGACTCTCGATGCACATTTGGCGCATTAGACGGGTTCCCCATGGGGGGATCGAGTTATTCTTGGTGCTGCCTCTTTTTCTTTTGCTCGCATGGGGTGCGGGCGTGACCGCCATCATGCTCCATCAATCCGAGCGCCTCGAGCGAGCCGGTTGGTACTATGCCATGGCGAAGAGCCATGAGGGAAACGATATGGAACAAGTCCGGCAGCGTGCCCTCGATATTTTTACCGAGGCCGGAATGACCCAGGAAATTCAATATGAGTCGCCGGGAACAAGCGTGTTGGATGCGGCGGCTCGAGTTTCTCCGCTCGCGGTAACGGACACGAACGGCGCGGTGCTGCCCCTACCCGCAGTCTTCCTTCTTTTTCTCGGATATTACCCGAGAGAACGGGAGAAGCTATCCATCGAGTACAACCTGCCCGGACAAATTTTTAACCGGTGGGGTACGCACGAGATCGCCAACCATCCGACAAGTCCGCGAGGTGGCTTTGACAAGCTGGAGAGTTCGCTGCGGTCGCAAAATGCGGAGGTGGAGATTCCGGGGAACAACTTCAAGGAACGGGACCTTTTGGCGCATGGCCTGGGGTTGGAAGCCACCAAAGACACCTCGTACCCCTGCCTGCCGATCGAGTTCTGGGGGATCAAAGAGTTGATGGAGGCGGGAAACAAGTCGGGCCTTGTCCTTCTGGCGGCAGGCAGTCAAGCGCTCGATGCCATGGCCTCGGCTGCAAGCGAGCTATGTCCATTCTAAAAGAAATATGAAAGGAGACTGAAATGTTCGACGTTCAAAAATTCACGCTTAAAGTCAAACAATGGTTGGAGCCACGAAAACAATGGTTGTTCCCTGCGATCCTGGCGTTAACCGGAAGCATGTTCCTGTACGGCGGCATCTCCAGTTACAAAAGCCACTTGGGGTATGGAATGGCGACACGAAAAGTCGTCGTCGCCACAAAAGAACTCGACGAAGGGCATATCATCTCAAAAGGGGACCTGGCGCTCACCACGATACCTGCGAAGTTCACGCCGCTCGGCGTATTGCTTGAGAGCGACGGTTCCCAAGCTATGGGACATGCCATCACACGGCAGGTAGCCCGAGGTGAGATGCTTCTTTGGTCGGCCATGGATACCGGTTTTACTCCCACAGGGCCCGCACGGAGAATCGTCAAGGGATATCGCGCCTTGGCTGTAAAAGTGAGTTCCGTGACTTCTATCGGGCAGGCGATTCGCCCCGGAGATCATGTCGACATCATTACGACCGCGTCGCTTCCGGGAGAGGCCGGCGCGACAACCCTGACGTTACTTCAAAATGTGGCCGTTCTGGACGTGGGCCAACCGACGGATAAGAACGAAGGGAACTATTCCACCGTGTCTCTCATGGTCCTGCCGAAAGAGGTGGGTTTGATCACATTCGCTCAAAAAAACGGTGATTTGACGTTCGCCCTCCGGAATCCGGACGATCATATAACACCCACGGATCTCCCTCTCGTTGCGAAAAACGAACTCATCGCAAGCGCGTTTCGAAATTCCTTGCAGCAGGAAAGGAACAATACGGTGGAAATTATTAAGGGCGGAAAGCTCACTTTTGATCACGCGGGGGGCCTGTCCGGGTATTCGCAATGACCGCGCGCATGGGGCTTGCGAGCCGCCGGCTAGGCGCAAGGCGGAAGGCGATGTGCACCATCGGCGACGGCGAGCAACAACGCCGGCGGCCGCAATCTCCATGCGCCCGAAGGGTTCGGGCGGCGCGGCGCCTCGCATCTGACCCCGCGGCGCTCCGAACGCGGTTCTTGCCAATACCCGGACAGGCCCCTAGCCTTGACGGAAAAAAAGTGGCTTAATATCATGCACTTATGCCATTCACTTTCGAGTGCGGTGCGTGCCACGCCGTATATCGCCTCGATGACGAGCAGATCACGCCGAACGGTGTAAAGGTCACCTGCCCTCGTTGCCTAAATTACTTCGTTTTGAAAAGAGGGGCCGAAAGCCAGGCGGAGCGCCCAACAGTCGAGCGTGTCGTCTCTGACGGACGGTATGAGATCTACATGCCCCCTCCATCGCCCTCCGAAGCGACAGTCGATAAATTGTTGACCGACAAAGATCTTGAGGACGAAGAAGCCATCGGACAGGAACCCATCGTCACGCTTCCACAGAAAAATCGGGTCCGCACGGTTCCGGGACTTCCGCCGAAATCATCGACCCCCGTTCCCCCTCCTCCTCCGGCCATTCGTCCCGCGGAAACAGCACCGAAGATAGAGTCGGCTCCCCCGCGATTGACACGGCGCGATCTGGGCGATTATCCTCCCGACAAACCTCCCCAGACCGCAGTTGACCAATATCTGATGCCCGTTTCGTTAATTTTGATTTCTTTGATGGCGCTTCTTTATTTCAATTACGAAGGTTACATTCGGATTCCAGGTCTTTCGAAGCTCCGCGCTCCGACCGCTGTCGGACCGACTCCTCTCGTACCATTGGAACATGCCCCCGCCGGACCGGAAACCCCCAAATTTGGTTTCCCTGCGGTCGAACCCGGTTACGACCCTTGGCGTGACCGAACGCCGACCCCTTCGGATGAACAGCCTCAAAGCGTCAATCCCCAGGGAAGCGGACCGACTCAGTGATTTGCCGAAGATCCGGCGGTTCTATGCTCAATAGATGTCAGATAGTTTCTCGTAAAACAGGCGTCACAGTACCGCGTTGAGTCGCCTTTAGCGGCGCGATAGACGCCTTCCATGCTGAGATAATGAAGCTGATCGGCACCGATAAATCTTCGAATCTCGTCCAAAGATTTATTTGCTCCGATCAATTCCTCCGAGGTCGGGGTATCAATCCCGTAATAACAAGGGCCGACAACCGGCGGAGAACTGATCAACATGGAAATTTCTGTCGCGCCGGCGTCTCGAATCATTTTGATCAGTTTTTTGCTGGTTGTGCCTCGAACGATCGAGTCGTCAATCACTATGACACGCTTCCCGGCCAGGATGCTTCGAACCGGATTCAGTTTGATTTTGACGCCGAATCCCCGAATGGCCTTCTGGGGTTCGATAAATGTCCGGCCGACATAATGATTCCGAATAA
It encodes the following:
- a CDS encoding protein-L-isoaspartate(D-aspartate) O-methyltransferase, translated to MAVVSSRRSRVMTSASMVDQFLQTRGIRNPKVLEAMRKIPRDRFVPEAFRERAYADHSLPIGDDQTISQPFTVATMTEALELTGTEKVLEIGTGSGYQAAVLAELTRSVFSIERIHRLASRARRNLEALGYHRVSVRVANGLYGWAEYAPFDRIVVTAVCREFPFILAEQLIEGGKLVLPLAEEEKIQRLYVMTKRGKQWGKKFLCECSFVPFVV
- the surE gene encoding 5'/3'-nucleotidase SurE gives rise to the protein MRILLSNDDGIDAPGIKALEEALSSFGNLFVVAPDRERSGAGHSLTLHRPLRIHAQGDRRYAVDGTPTDCVNLAIREILKEKRPDIVVSGINQGPNLGDDVIYSGTVAAALEGALMGVPSIAISLAVQSEDVPNFLPAAHFAKRVVKKILDEDLPKDVILNINVPNITQTSVDQYEVTRLGKRHFADVVEEKIDPRGKKYYWVGSEELGFDDIPGSDCNAIAAGRVSITPVLLDHTHERYLEVLRKWPL
- the cpaB gene encoding Flp pilus assembly protein CpaB, which produces MFDVQKFTLKVKQWLEPRKQWLFPAILALTGSMFLYGGISSYKSHLGYGMATRKVVVATKELDEGHIISKGDLALTTIPAKFTPLGVLLESDGSQAMGHAITRQVARGEMLLWSAMDTGFTPTGPARRIVKGYRALAVKVSSVTSIGQAIRPGDHVDIITTASLPGEAGATTLTLLQNVAVLDVGQPTDKNEGNYSTVSLMVLPKEVGLITFAQKNGDLTFALRNPDDHITPTDLPLVAKNELIASAFRNSLQQERNNTVEIIKGGKLTFDHAGGLSGYSQ
- a CDS encoding zinc-ribbon domain-containing protein yields the protein MPFTFECGACHAVYRLDDEQITPNGVKVTCPRCLNYFVLKRGAESQAERPTVERVVSDGRYEIYMPPPSPSEATVDKLLTDKDLEDEEAIGQEPIVTLPQKNRVRTVPGLPPKSSTPVPPPPPAIRPAETAPKIESAPPRLTRRDLGDYPPDKPPQTAVDQYLMPVSLILISLMALLYFNYEGYIRIPGLSKLRAPTAVGPTPLVPLEHAPAGPETPKFGFPAVEPGYDPWRDRTPTPSDEQPQSVNPQGSGPTQ